One window of the Vigna radiata var. radiata cultivar VC1973A chromosome 1, Vradiata_ver6, whole genome shotgun sequence genome contains the following:
- the LOC111242507 gene encoding ABC transporter B family member 18-like, whose product MEQGQNQSTPQRASMDDALHFLNRVKDVFWDQMEKYDMLLQILKDYKDERITCAVVAARVEELLREHPTLILRFNNFLPKEHEIKLKHEPRQELVRLVDNIKERFKKDQDAYASFLESMKSYKEDKRKTSCDLHGEIAIIFKDHQDLLDEFTRLIPNYDAIGVEETGRDEKGTLSIPNCKQTCLGCFTALLFCTMIWSLIFVYFLSYHDEITRKTKICSFCFLGLVLMIANIFHRPYNIFCIRKYLTKRVREGLLSKILAIGDGWFSQKETFRCDLCHRFAEESVVKPMMGEKMSLGFQTICAVGIGLSVGLMFSWKAAIAMIVVQLVIIVCFYKRGVFKIMKVHDD is encoded by the exons ATGGAACAAGG ACAAAACCAAAGCACTCCCCAGAGAGCTTCCATGGATGATGCCTTACATTTTCTGAATAGAGTGAAAGATGTGTTTTGGGACCAAATGGAGAAGTATGACATGTTGCTTCAGATCCTGAAAGATTACAAGGATGAAAG GATTACCTGTGCTGTTGTGGCTGCAAGGGTGGAGGAGTTACTGAGAGAGCACCCCACTCTGATTTTGAGATTCAACAATTTCTTGCCAAAGGAGCATGAGATCAAACTTAAGCACGAACCTCGTCAAGAATTAGTCCGTTTAGTTGACAACATAAAG GAACGATTCAAAAAAGATCAGGATGCTTACGCATCATTCTTGGAGAGTATGAAATCCTACAAAGAAGATAAGCGAAAGACCTCTTGTGATCTTCATGGGGAG ATTGCTATCATTTTTAAGGACCATCAAGATCTGCTTGATGAGTTCACCAGATTAATCCCTAATTATGATGCAATTGGCGTTGAAGAGACTGGTCGTGATGAAAAGGGAACACTGAGCATTCCCAACTGCAAGCAAACATGTTTAGGTTGTTTTACTGCATTGTTGTTTTGTACAATGATATGGTCACTGATATTTGTTTACTTTCTCTCATATCACGATGAGATaacaaggaaaacaaagatATGTTCGTTTTGCTTCCTAGGTTTGGTTCTAATGATCGCTAACATCTTCCACCGACCCTATAACATTTTTTGCATAAGAAAGTATTTAACTAAAAGGGTGAGAGAGGGATTGCTCTCAAAGATTCTTGCCATTGGAGATGGATGGTTCTCTCAGAAGGAAACTTTCAGATGTGATCTTTGCCATAGATTTGCCGAAGAAAGTGTg GTTAAGCCTATGATGGGAGAGAAAATGAGTTTAGGGTTTCAAACAATTTGTGCAGTGGGAATAGGTTTGAGTGTGGGTCTTATGTTTTCATGGAAAGCAGCCATTGCAATGATTGTTGTTCAACTTGTTATCATTGTTTGCTTCTACAAAAGAGGTGTCTTCAAGATCATGAAGGTCCATGATGATTGA